The sequence below is a genomic window from Ignavibacteriales bacterium.
TACACTTAGATCGTCACAATCACCGCCTTTTAATTCCAATGTTTGCTTTGGATATTGCACATATTCAGCAGAAGCTCTAGGATCTGATGTATATGTTAAATTTTCAATAAACGAATTAAAAATTATTTTAGCCTTATAAAAATCAGATGTAACATTAAGCAGTGTATCAATTTCTGCTTTATGTTTTGCTAGAATAGCTTTAGCATATTTTACGGAAAAATCCATATCTCGATTAATGAAATATCTTAAGTTATGTACATTACCATCCCAGGCATTTACGCCATTAACAAGTACAGGCTTTTGATATTCATCATCAAAATCATCATTAGCAGAAGTTAAATAAAAATCAGCATAAATTATTTCTGGATTCACATTGGAATAGTTTTCCGGAAATGATAAATAATAATTTATTTCACTTGTATCATTTGGCATTATTGACACTATAGGCGATTGAAACTTTTCCGAACTTACGCCCGCCATACTCATTAAAGGTTTAACCTCTATTTGTTCACTGGTTAAGTTTAGAACCTTAGCAGTTGCTACTGGAGTGTCTAAATATTTATAACTAAGTGATGGATAAATATTATGATTAATATTAATGTCCAAAATTATTACTCTCTGCTCAACAAGGGTGTTTAACTTAAAATTTGTTGTCAATAATATTTTATCATAACTGTATTTGTTATTAATAATGTTTGAGATTCCATTTTCTTTAAAATCAGAATAACTGCCGGTTGTCTTTCTATCACTAAAATACTTTATGTACGAAAGAGAAATATCAAAATATTTTGAAGTGAAAATTGCTGAGGGACTAATTCCTGCTATAAATGGCTTTTGATCAACATCGTGATAGCCTGAAATTGCAAACCCAATTTTATTTTTGTTGATTGGAAACAAAGAAGAAGTTCCAATGACAAAAGAATTATCACTTTCATAAATTAGATTTAAATTCAAATCATTTACAGGAGTATAATAAATTCCTGTTATAATAGATTTATCAGTCTTAATTTCAAATTGGTTATTATTTTGATTTTGCAACTTATTTTTAAGTAACAATAAATTTCTGGAACCAATATTTACAATCAAATTATTAATTGGATTCCAAACTAAACCGAAATCAATTTTCCAAAAATCAGAGTTATCGAGTTCAGTTTCTTTTACTAAGTAAAGCGTATCAGAAAATATTGCGGTAATAATTTCTTCAGTAAAATCTTGTTTGAAGTATCTTGCATTAAATCCTAGACTGAGGGTGTTATTAATTTTATATGAATAACCCAGACCAAATAGTTCTTTGTATAAATATTTTGATTCAAGATTAATTTGTCCGTTTGAACTATCATTTGTAGTTGAAGAGGATCTGAAAATAAATTCCTTTTGAAATCCGGGAGTATATCTCAATGATATAAAATTAGAACCAAATGTTTTTGCCGCTGTTACCTGATATAAATTACTGGAAACTGTAGTACCAAACTCACTACCGAATGTAAATGAAAAACCCCAATCTTTAATTACAGAATAATTTGATGGATTATACTCAAAGGAATTCAATGTGGTAAATGATTCAGTTGAAATTCCAACCATCCCATTTAATCCAAATGAGGATTGTGCGTTTAATGAAGCAAATGATATCATAACAATGCCTGTTATAAAAAAAATAAATCTCAAGGAAGATCCACTATTATTGTGTGAATACTTTGAGATACAACGTACAGATCAGTGTTTTGTAATCTACTAAGCATATCATATTTTCTAACCAAGCTGAATGAAAGCTTATTAAATCTATCTTTTGGTATATTTTTTAAAATTGAATTTGGAATTATCAGACTGCCATCATCCTGTGTTTTAATTCTAAAAAATGGCACAACTTGCTGGTTTGAATTTCTAACCCCTCCAAGAATTATAAAAAATTTATTTGCATTTTCACCATCCCATGTAAGCTTAGCACTAATTTTATTCTGATTCTGTAAATTTAATAACTTAATATTCCCCGTAATTTCTTTTGGAGTTACTATATTAAAACCCGATGATTGACCTATAAACGGATTAAAATAAAAT
It includes:
- a CDS encoding transglutaminase domain-containing protein, coding for MISFASLNAQSSFGLNGMVGISTESFTTLNSFEYNPSNYSVIKDWGFSFTFGSEFGTTVSSNLYQVTAAKTFGSNFISLRYTPGFQKEFIFRSSSTTNDSSNGQINLESKYLYKELFGLGYSYKINNTLSLGFNARYFKQDFTEEIITAIFSDTLYLVKETELDNSDFWKIDFGLVWNPINNLIVNIGSRNLLLLKNKLQNQNNNQFEIKTDKSIITGIYYTPVNDLNLNLIYESDNSFVIGTSSLFPINKNKIGFAISGYHDVDQKPFIAGISPSAIFTSKYFDISLSYIKYFSDRKTTGSYSDFKENGISNIINNKYSYDKILLTTNFKLNTLVEQRVIILDININHNIYPSLSYKYLDTPVATAKVLNLTSEQIEVKPLMSMAGVSSEKFQSPIVSIMPNDTSEINYYLSFPENYSNVNPEIIYADFYLTSANDDFDDEYQKPVLVNGVNAWDGNVHNLRYFINRDMDFSVKYAKAILAKHKAEIDTLLNVTSDFYKAKIIFNSFIENLTYTSDPRASAEYVQYPKQTLELKGGDCDDLSVCYSSLLESIGIETALVDYKTTDASRHVNLMFNTKLTPQQALLISENDTKYFIRKNESGNDEVWVPVETTSLSNFENAWNIASEKFQTEAINQFGLVNGKVEIIDVN